A stretch of the Tautonia marina genome encodes the following:
- a CDS encoding response regulator yields the protein MESPQILVIDDSPTILKMVECHLSQAGYRVATAPNAEAGIEAAAAIRPDLIVLDHQLPGTTGDEVCRALLQNEVTAQIPVVISSAMRNRAFASYTDLPNVVDQIPKPFTPDLLKTGVANALQVGAMVVRAQQTGCAMPEIVGEEPDASLEGKTSTFPLRSILDFLNNSLCSGRLTLELDKDRIRFNLSGGRIQAVCSPTISPDRLFDALPADLAELAPLLAATLGERLDPSMSGLVRMLEKSLTDPRKLRALLRSQASILTYWALTAEPGRFLFEPDATIPPMFQAFPLQLSLPALAVEGVRRCDPTTDLDPFASILFARQTPRGGNLDRAGLAPLELKLASMFDGTQTTSALAEQIGMPLGAVADIARGLELAGLLERRTAMPGASVLVIDDEPESARMIQAALGPEGCGCQLKLVRDRIGAQLLMRRQRFDLVFIALDRPDQEPILDACRVQASETTRFIGLVGLSDEEELTRLDAMGLDGILHRPLAESDLKATLDHLLSPSGGVVLA from the coding sequence ATGGAGAGCCCGCAAATCCTGGTCATCGACGACAGCCCGACCATTCTCAAGATGGTCGAATGCCACCTCTCGCAGGCCGGCTATCGCGTCGCCACCGCGCCGAATGCCGAGGCAGGCATCGAGGCGGCCGCGGCGATTCGTCCCGACCTGATCGTGCTGGACCACCAGCTCCCCGGCACGACCGGCGACGAGGTCTGCCGCGCCTTGCTGCAGAACGAGGTGACGGCGCAGATCCCGGTTGTCATCAGCTCTGCCATGCGCAATCGCGCCTTTGCGTCCTATACCGACCTACCCAATGTGGTCGATCAAATTCCCAAGCCGTTTACCCCCGACCTGCTCAAGACTGGCGTGGCCAATGCGCTTCAGGTCGGGGCCATGGTCGTCCGGGCGCAGCAGACCGGCTGCGCCATGCCTGAGATTGTCGGAGAGGAGCCGGATGCCTCCCTCGAGGGCAAGACGTCCACCTTCCCCTTGCGTTCCATCCTTGACTTCCTGAACAACTCCCTTTGCTCGGGCAGACTGACACTCGAACTCGACAAGGACCGGATCCGATTCAACCTGAGTGGCGGCCGCATCCAGGCGGTTTGCTCGCCGACCATCAGCCCGGATCGATTGTTCGATGCCTTACCGGCCGACCTGGCCGAGCTGGCTCCCTTGCTGGCCGCGACCCTGGGAGAACGGCTCGATCCGTCGATGTCCGGCCTGGTCCGAATGCTGGAAAAGAGCCTGACCGACCCGCGCAAATTGCGAGCCCTGCTCCGATCGCAAGCCTCGATTCTGACCTACTGGGCCCTCACTGCCGAGCCCGGCCGTTTCCTCTTTGAACCCGACGCAACGATCCCACCGATGTTCCAGGCGTTTCCGTTGCAGCTCAGCCTGCCGGCCCTGGCCGTCGAGGGAGTCCGTCGCTGCGATCCCACCACCGACCTCGATCCCTTCGCCTCGATCCTCTTCGCTCGACAAACCCCGAGGGGTGGTAACCTCGACCGAGCCGGCCTGGCCCCCTTGGAATTGAAACTTGCGTCTATGTTCGACGGCACTCAGACCACTTCGGCCCTGGCGGAACAAATCGGGATGCCTCTCGGCGCAGTGGCCGACATCGCCCGGGGACTGGAGCTTGCCGGACTCCTGGAACGCCGAACGGCCATGCCCGGCGCCTCCGTGCTGGTCATTGACGACGAGCCCGAATCGGCCCGAATGATTCAGGCGGCCCTTGGTCCCGAGGGCTGCGGCTGTCAGCTCAAGCTGGTCCGAGATCGCATTGGTGCCCAGCTCTTGATGCGTCGTCAACGGTTTGACCTGGTGTTCATCGCCCTCGATCGCCCCGACCAGGAACCCATCCTCGATGCCTGCCGGGTGCAAGCCTCCGAGACGACCCGGTTCATCGGTCTGGTCGGTCTCTCCGATGAAGAAGAGTTGACACGACTCGACGCGATGGGCCTTGACGGGATTCTTCACCGCCCCCTGGCCGAGTCGGATTTGAAGGCCACGCTTGACCATCTTCTCTCCCCGTCGGGAGGCGTTGTGCTCGCCTGA
- a CDS encoding formylglycine-generating enzyme family protein — MSVQVKPSPESTRKGWGFRWLGGRSTPTPAAGPSPEAATVGHFIDELIADGRDAFALLKSAADHVTEHDARRAWESLERRMALIPFGRLVVARSDGGEELVEVPAFYLDRHAVSNRMFQHFVASGCYDCLELWPREVWPSLLQFTDRTGQPGPSDWSNGMYPSDRANHPVVGICWYEASAYARWVGKRLPTAAEWQKAGGWPEHLGGGRCTRYPWGDLFDPARANLRSSGVGDTVPVDAYRNGATPNGILQMSGNVWEWIEDLLDAVPCDSGAEFHPWKPMRRIVGGSFDTYLPGEATCHFVTGQGTLDRRPNIGFRCALSTDRLREQPAH, encoded by the coding sequence ATGTCAGTTCAGGTCAAACCCTCGCCTGAGTCGACCCGCAAAGGTTGGGGCTTTCGGTGGCTCGGTGGTCGTTCAACTCCCACTCCGGCCGCCGGCCCTTCGCCCGAAGCAGCCACGGTCGGGCACTTTATTGATGAGTTGATCGCTGATGGGCGAGATGCCTTTGCTCTCCTCAAATCGGCGGCGGATCATGTCACCGAACACGACGCCCGACGCGCCTGGGAATCCCTGGAACGCCGGATGGCCCTGATTCCTTTCGGCAGACTGGTTGTGGCTCGCAGCGACGGGGGCGAAGAACTGGTTGAGGTCCCCGCCTTTTATCTCGACCGCCATGCGGTTTCGAACCGGATGTTCCAGCATTTTGTGGCTTCCGGTTGCTACGACTGCCTGGAACTCTGGCCGAGAGAGGTCTGGCCCAGCCTCCTGCAATTTACCGACCGTACCGGCCAACCGGGACCGTCCGACTGGTCGAACGGAATGTATCCGAGCGACCGGGCCAATCATCCGGTGGTCGGTATCTGCTGGTATGAAGCGTCGGCCTATGCTCGCTGGGTCGGTAAGCGACTCCCCACCGCCGCCGAGTGGCAAAAGGCCGGCGGCTGGCCCGAACACCTCGGCGGAGGCCGATGCACCCGGTACCCGTGGGGCGACCTGTTTGACCCGGCCCGCGCCAACCTCCGATCCAGCGGGGTCGGTGACACCGTCCCCGTCGATGCCTACCGCAACGGCGCCACCCCGAATGGCATTCTCCAGATGAGCGGCAACGTCTGGGAATGGATCGAGGATCTGCTCGACGCCGTCCCCTGCGACTCGGGAGCGGAGTTTCATCCGTGGAAACCGATGCGTCGGATTGTCGGTGGCAGTTTCGACACGTATTTGCCGGGAGAGGCGACCTGCCACTTCGTGACCGGTCAGGGCACGCTCGACCGTCGCCCGAACATCGGCTTCCGCTGCGCCCTTTCAACCGACCGACTTCGAGAGCAACCGGCCCACTGA
- a CDS encoding TRAFAC clade GTPase domain-containing protein codes for MSTGVRYLDRSTRLGSQIPCPLCGGSLRGESCIECFAPAEVIESILGRPTFPQIVGILGPSGVGKTVYLGMLLDLLSHGVGPFHGMARGPFSLALQRQVMLALERQRFPDKTPVEADRWQWVHCEVSTGKRRGFDVVTPDVAGEAVASELESPGTHTTVRTLIERCGGLVVLIDTVGVIAEGQAQEMFAMQLISYLESMHGQRRRKMEIPVALVFTKVDLCEEPIDDPLAFARAHASALWRMCDARLRHFKFFCSSVAGSCGRLVDRDGSELLIPLRVEPRGVVEPFAWLSGLLR; via the coding sequence ATGAGTACCGGTGTCCGTTATCTCGATCGGAGCACGCGGCTCGGGAGCCAGATCCCCTGCCCGCTCTGTGGAGGAAGCCTGCGGGGAGAATCCTGCATCGAATGCTTCGCCCCAGCCGAAGTGATCGAATCGATTCTCGGACGGCCAACATTCCCGCAAATTGTCGGGATCCTCGGACCAAGCGGCGTCGGTAAGACCGTCTATCTCGGCATGTTGCTCGACCTCCTCTCGCATGGAGTTGGCCCCTTTCACGGAATGGCCCGCGGACCCTTCTCTCTGGCTCTGCAACGCCAGGTGATGCTCGCCCTGGAGCGGCAACGCTTCCCGGACAAGACCCCGGTCGAGGCTGACCGCTGGCAATGGGTTCATTGCGAGGTCTCGACCGGAAAGCGTCGAGGCTTCGATGTCGTGACGCCCGATGTCGCCGGCGAGGCGGTGGCCAGCGAACTGGAAAGTCCAGGAACACATACAACCGTGCGTACGTTGATCGAACGATGCGGAGGGCTGGTCGTTCTGATTGACACCGTCGGCGTGATTGCCGAGGGGCAGGCTCAGGAAATGTTCGCCATGCAGCTCATTTCCTACCTCGAATCCATGCACGGCCAGCGGCGGCGAAAGATGGAGATTCCCGTCGCGCTCGTCTTCACCAAGGTCGACTTGTGTGAAGAACCGATCGACGACCCGCTAGCGTTTGCCCGAGCCCATGCCTCGGCCCTCTGGCGCATGTGCGACGCGAGACTTCGCCACTTCAAGTTCTTCTGCTCCAGCGTGGCGGGGTCGTGCGGACGACTGGTAGACCGTGATGGAAGCGAGTTGCTCATCCCCTTGCGGGTGGAGCCCCGCGGCGTCGTTGAGCCGTTTGCGTGGCTTTCCGGCCTTCTGCGCTGA